Within the bacterium genome, the region ACACGATCATTTCCCCGAGCGGAAAGGTGCTCTCCGGCGGCGTGGACTCGAACGCCCTCCAGCGGCCCAAGCGCTTCTTCGGCGCGGCGCGCAATCTCGAGGAGGGCGGCAGCCTCACCATTCTGGCCACGGCGCTCGTCGAGACCGGAAGCCGGATGGACGATGTGATCTTCGAGGAGTTCAAGGGCACCGGCAACATGGAAATTCATCTCGACCGGAAGCTCTCCGATAAGCGGATCTTCCCCTCGATCGACATCAACCACTCCGGCACGCGGAAGGAGGAACTCCTTCTCAACGAGCAGGAGCTCAACCGGGTCTGGGTGCTCCGCAAGGTGCTCCAGCCGCTCGGCGTGGTCGATTCGATGGAGCTTCTCCTCGAGAAGATTAGTGAAACCGAGACAAACGAGGTATTCCTCAGGTCAATGAACAGCTAGGTCCCAGGGCCGCGGGCCGGGCCCCAGCGGGGCGGCAGATACGCCCATCCGGCTCCGGGGTGGACAGACGGGCGATTTTTCCTTATAAAAATCCCTTCTTCCCGGCCACTCCCGCGGGGACGCGGACTTGGCTGCGGGAATGCGGGAAAACCGGGGCGTGGGCAGGTCCAGAGGGGCCGAAAAAAACCCGCCGAGGAGCGAGATTTCATGAAGACCGATATCCATCCCGAACTCCACGAGTGCACGGTCACGTGCAGTGGTTGCGGGACGACATTTATGACCCATTCCATCCGGTCGGAGGTCCGCATCGAGGTTTGCTCGAGTTGCCATCCCTTCTACACCGGCAAGCAGGCCCGCATTGTCGATACCGAAGGGCGGGTCGAGAAATTCGTGAAGAAGTTCGAAGGACAGGAGTCCCGGGTTTCCAAGCGCAAGCGCAAGATGGCCGCTGCCGATGCCGATCGCGAGGCCCGCGTGGAGCGCGAGCGCGCAGAAGTCACAAAACGCGCGGCCGAGGAGAAAACCCTGCGGGAGGAGGCCAAGAAAAAGCGCGCCGAAGAGCGTGCTGCCCGCAAGGCCGCCCAGGAAGCGGCTGCGGATGCCCCCGCCGTATCCGATGCGCCTGTCGCAGATGCTGCATCCCCGGCAGGGGCCCCGCCCCTGGCCGAAGCAGGTTCCGACACTCAGGCCGAATCCTAGTCCCACCTGAGACCCTGCCGCCTGCAGGGGGGAGTGTCTTGGGCCATGTTCGAAAAACTTGAAAAAGTTCTGAAAAAGTACCAGGAACTGGAGAAGCGCCTCTCCGATCCGGCCATTCTGAAAGATCAGCCTTCCTTCCAGAAAACTGCCCGTGAGCACAAGGAACTTGGCCAGGTGGTCGAGATCTACGGCAAGTGGCGCCGCCTGAAGGGGGAGATCGAGGGCGCTCGCGCCCTGCTCGATGAATCCGATCAGGAAATGCGCGAGCTGGCCCAGGACGAGATCGACGAGAAGGAGCCCCTCCTTCCCGATCTGGAAGAGCGTCTCCGCCGCCTGATGCTCCCGAAAGATCTCCGCGACGCGAAAAACGTGATTCTCGAGATCCGCGCCGGAACGGGCGGTGATGAGGCGGCGCTGTTCGCGTCGGACCTTTACCGCATGTATGTGCGCTACGCCGAGTTGCGCGGGTGGAAGATCGAG harbors:
- the rpmE gene encoding 50S ribosomal protein L31, producing the protein MKTDIHPELHECTVTCSGCGTTFMTHSIRSEVRIEVCSSCHPFYTGKQARIVDTEGRVEKFVKKFEGQESRVSKRKRKMAAADADREARVERERAEVTKRAAEEKTLREEAKKKRAEERAARKAAQEAAADAPAVSDAPVADAASPAGAPPLAEAGSDTQAES